Within Vicia villosa cultivar HV-30 ecotype Madison, WI linkage group LG1, Vvil1.0, whole genome shotgun sequence, the genomic segment TGAAATTGTGGACGAGGAACAAAGTGCCTTCGTAAAAGGGCGGCTCATCACGGACAATGTGCTTGTGGCCATGGAGTGCTTCCATtggatgaagaaaaagaagaaaggaaagaagGGGGTTATGGCGTTGAAACTCGATATGTCAAAAGCTTATGACCGGGTGGAGTGGAGTTTTGTCATACAGGTCCTCGTTTCTATGGGATTCCCAGATCATTTGGTCAATCTGATTAAGAGCTGCATTTCGACGGTGTCCTATAAAGTGCTTATAAATGGACAACCGAGTATGAGTTTTCTGCCGGAGAGGGGGCTCCGTCAAGGGGACCCTCTGTCTCCTTATCTGTTCATTTTATGCACCAACGTCCTATCAGGGTGGCTGAAGCGCGAAGTGCAGGGCAAGAAGATTCATGGTATCAAGGTTGCTCGTACAGCTCCGATTATTTCTCACTTGTTTTTTGCAGATGACTGCTTGCTGTTTGCTAGGGCAAATACTAGTGAGGCTGCGAAGGTTTTGTCAATCCTTGTTGATTATGAAGCGGCGTCGGGGCAGGTTGTGAATTTGGATAAGTCAGAGGTTTCTTTCAGCCGTAACATCAAGGAAGAAGATAAGGCGGCGATTCAGACTAGACTGAATATGAATTCAGTTGGAGGGCATGGTAAGTATCTGGGGATTCCGGTAGTGCTAGGAAGATCCAAGAGGGAGGTTTTTTCACTTGTCGTCGAGCGAGTTTGGAAGAAAATGAAGGGGTGGAAGGAGAGATTCTTGTCTAGGGCGGGAAAGGAGGTTCTGATCAAGGCTGTCGCGCAGGCTATTCCATCTTACATCATGAGTTGTTATAAACTCCCGGAGAATGTGTGTAACGAACTCGAGTCGATGTTGGCCAATTTTTGGTGGGGTTCCAAAGAAGGGAAAAGGAAGGTTCACTAGCTGAATTGGGGAAAGCTATCTCGGGCTAAGGAGGAAGGAGGTTTGAGCTTTAGAGGGATTAGGGAGTTTAATGTCAGCCTTTTGGGTAAGCATTACTGGAGGTTGCTGAAGGGGGAGGAGTCTCTGGTGGGGAGAGTTTTCAAGAGCAGATATTTTCCTAATTGTTCTCTTGCGGACAGTTCGGTTGGCTTCTGCCCAAGTTATGCCTGGAGAAGCATTATTAGTGCTAGAGAATTGGTTCAACGCGGTACGCGGTGGAGGATAGGGAATGGTGACAGTGTGAAGGTGTTGAGTGATAATTGGTTGCCTAACTCTTCGGGTTTTCGGGTGTTGGGGAATGCTAGAGGGGTGGATCAGCACACTAAGGTTGGGGATTTTATAGACAGGGATCTTGGCTGCTGGGATAGGGATCTTGTTTACAGCAGTTTCGATCCGGACGTTGCTCTTCAGATCATAAGTATTCCTCTTGCTCAAAGGGAAACACAGGATAAACAGATTTGGCACTTCGATAAGTCGGGGGATTTCACCGTTAAGTCGGCTTATCATTGTTGTACCAAGAGGAATTGGGCTGCGAAACTGGGTTCGTCTAGTAGTCTGCACAGTAGGCTTTGGAAAGAAACTTGGAAGGCGCCGGTTCATTCAAGGACCCGGAATTTCATTTGGAGATTGGCCAAGGATATTTTACCTGTTAAGACAAATCTCTCTAAAAAAGGTATTTCCCTTGACACCTCTTGCTCTTTGTGTAATTCAGCTCCTGAGACAGCTCATCACGTTTTCATGGAGTGCCCGTTCGCGAAACAAGTTTTTTTCTCTTCATCCCTGGGCTACCGTGTTCCTGAGAATACCGATACTTGTGTGTGGATTGAATCGATTCTGAAGTGTGGTGATGTGCTCAGTTCACAAATCTTATGTACCTCGTTACAGAAAATATGGCAGGCCAGGAACGTTTTATTGTACGAGCGCAAGACTTCTTCTCCGGTGAAAATATATAGGGATGCTTTTGATAGCGTGATGGAGTTTAACCGCGAGAACCTGGTGGCTGGCGAAAAAGCGAGGCTGAAGGTGCAGCAGCCTTTCCCTAGTGAACCTGATAAGCTGACAGTGGTGCAGTGTGATGCGGGTGTCTTTCCGGATAATACTGTAGCCTTTGGGTGTGTCTTTAAGGATAGAGATTTGGAGTGCCAGTTTGCTGCCAGCAGGAAAGAGGTCATGGCTGTTCCGCCGGACTTAGCTGAGGTTCTTGCGTTGCGGTGGAGCTTGAACTTAGCGTTATCTCTTGGATTTGATTTTGTGCTCTTGCAGTCGGATGCCCAAACGGTGGTGGACTGTGTCAATTCCTCCGTGGAGAATGCGGTCATCGAGCCAATAGCGGCGGATTGTAGGATGCTTCTTAGTAGGTTCAAATTAGGTTCTGTTATGTTTATTAGTAGAACTCTTAATTTAGATTCCCACAACATTGTTGGTTTGGGTCATGCTTTTGGTTCCAGGACCTGGATTGGAGGGTTACCTGATAGGAACCCTGTTGTAATGCTTCCTCTTTCTTCTGCTGTTTAATATAAAGcaagtttcatataaaaaaaaaaatagtaacagaTTGCTTAGAGACATTCACATAGCTATTCTTCCACTCTCCAAATTTCTTACATatcaaaaaaaactttttttttttaaatctctaTCACCAACGTACATAATTCCTTATATTTTACACCAAAAGCCAACAAAGTTTTCATCGTCTTTAGTCACACATATTGATGtggttaaatataaaaaaattataaatttagatatattacaaaaaaattaaattagtatatttataatgaaaattgttcataaatatataaatataaaagattAACAAATATAAAAGTGAAAGAGAAGCTTGAGAAGAGGTGATAGTGTTTAAAAAATTGAACTGTATCGATTAACTAAATCACGAATGGGAAGGGGTCATCGGTCTGATATTATTGCTGGCCATAATCGACAAAAACTAGTGAAATCCAGTTAATcgataattttgaaaaatcaataaGAGTCAGCCATAACCGACAAAAACTAGTGAAAACTAGTGAACCGACAATTTTGAAAAATCGACGGATAagctataaaattaaaatataagtagagTTTGTTCATACGTTATTTGAAACAACTTTTTCTCCTTGAAGTTAAATTTATTAGACAATGCACttattttgttatttagtttatagtttatgcaaattataaattaaatatattaaaaaaattaaattaatacatTTATAATGAAAATTGTTTATAAACATAAAAGATTAACAAGTATAAAAATGAGAGAGAAGTTTAAGAGGAGGTGAGAGTGTGTCAAAAATTGAACTGTATCGACTAATTAAATCAGGAATTGGAATGGGTCATCAGTCTGATTTTATTGTTGGCCATAACCGACAAAAACTAGTGAAAACCAGTGAACCGGCAATATTGGAAAATCGACGGATAagctataaaattaaaatttaagtaGAGTTTGTTTATAActtatttggaacaacttttCCTCCTTGAAGTTAAATTTATTAGACAATGTACttattttgttatttagtttatgttcaaattagaatttgttcaaaattattttgatttgtattttgtattattttggtaTGTCTGATGATTATGTctagaatttgaatttaaagaatgaatttatagagttatgatattttaaaattttaagatttGTTAGGTGTCGTGATTTTTGTAGATATTGAGTTATCTAGTTTGATTGATTTAATAACTATATAGTTTTGCTATACAGACTGATTTATTCAATTTATTCAATTGAATTATTCGTTTTAATATGATTTAATCATGAAGATCAACCAGTATTCTAATAATTCAACATTAAAAACTATTGTACGACTTGCATCTCACAAAACATTTCATCAAGTATTGTGAAACAAGCAAGGCATGTCTGTCACGAAGTCTCCTTTACCATGAAACAagcaacttccactagtacaaaaatattaatttacacccgtttttaattaaatttacatccattttttataaataaaaatcgggtgtatctTCACTTGGTGAGAAAtatctaacgaatttacacccgtttaaaaacgggtgtaaataaatGCTATGTTACaccatttttttagaaaaaatgggtgtaaatacattctacgttacaccctttttaaataaaaattgggtgtaaatacgttctacgttacactctatttaaataaaaattcggTGTAAAAACATTCTTAATTAaactctattttattaaaaatcaattgTATATATGTTCTTAGTTACTCCCTATTGTAATAAAAATCAGGTATAAATATGATCTTAATTACaccttattttaataaaaattgggtgtaaatcTGTTCTTAGTTacacatttaattttttaaatataatttacacCTTTTATGTAATATCCCGATTATCCGACAGTGgtattttcatttaaaatttgttaaatGATAATCAGAGGGAACAATTAGCCTTACCACTTACTACATTCTTGTTATATTAAATCCATGACCCAAAGGAATTAGTTGGAATAAGAAGGAGATGGTTGGAATGGAACCAAATGACATATTGGTAAATATGAAATAATTGAAAGACAAAGTGGTACTTTCACCCAAGAAGCTTAGTTATGTGTTTAGTTCCTCTAACCTTGCATTTCCATCATATTATCATGGAAGAATAAAAATTTGGGGGAGAGAAGTGGAGAGGAggcgtgagagagagagagagaggaagggAGGAAAAAGGAGAAAGTCCATTTTGAACTCAATCTCCATCATCTCATCTTGCATGCTACAAGAACAACTTCAATCCCTTGATTCATCATTTTCTAATTCTGTTATGGGCAGCTTCTTCCATCATCAAGTCAAAATCTTCTTAACTATCTTCATCAAGTTCAGTTTTTTAGGTGAGTTCCATAGATAGGAACTTGGGTAGGAATTGGGAGAACTTTCATGATGTGGGGGGTTTAGATTAAGATTAATCCCTTGCATGTTTGACTAATTAAAGAAAATTGTGTTCAATAATGTTATTGTACGTGTTTGATTGTAAACTTGTTGATTTTGTGTTGCATGTGATTGTGAAGTATGAACTTCTATTGATCATTAATTCATGAACATGCTTATTGAACCATATGATTGTATGCATTATATGAACTTGAAAATTGTGTTGATTGTATTTCATGTTGAGTTTCTATGTTATTTTACTTGTAAATTCATGTTAATAATGATCATGCCATGCTTGGGGTAAGTTTGGATGCAAATGGAATGAATTGGAACTGGTATAATGCAAGAAAAATGGTATTTTTGGCTCTGGTTCaatgagcaatcgattgcactacagtgtaaatcgattgcattGCTCAAAATgtgtgatttttgcttctggtttagtgagcaatcgattgcaccatagtgtaaatcgattgcacctgacagaaattTACCCTTTTACTATTTTGACCATAATTGGAGTTCTGTAAATGAGAATTAGGCGTCGTAgaaggcattggaaagctaatggAAAAGGCTATGAGATGCCTAAGCTTCCATAACTTTAAAAAACTcttaagttttaaaaataatctaTGTGTATATTCTTGTATCTTGATTAATAAAGATAAAGACTTAGAAAGATGAACCGTAGGAAGCCTAGGTAAGAGTAATGGTTGGAAGTTGTCCGCTTTTCCCTTTTCCCTTTAAGCGGTTACTTCCAAGATTCTACAATataatggtgtagtaagtatgggacgaggggttagagaacaGACAAAAGGATAGTAATTGCTCATTGATCCTATTGATCTGGGAGTGAGGCATGTTacacatatatgttggctacttcttgcgagGTGATTCCAAGGATGCCTCAGTGCCATATATATGCAGGTTATTTCTCGGGCATGAGTCTCGGGAATGGATTGTGCTTTGTAGTTCAGGAGCTATTCTTCAAGGATGAACTCTCGAAGATGTGGACCACCACCTTTCCTTTGTCTCCTCCCATTACGGGTGAACATCGTTTACGACTCAGGCCCTGGGATATTAGAGGAGTTGAATTGTAGTGGCGATTCAATGTCAATTCCACGGTTCTCTATAGTacatatgagttacttaccatgtagatttaAACTGTATGATTTGGGTCTTGTTTTCTGAGAGCAGATGGgtaggtaaacccggaagaccataccttgagggtagctcccgacagaaggttggAAGGTAAATCCAAAAGACCTATTCAGGAGGAAACATATACCTAATATCTGAATGTGTGATGTGAAATTAGAGTATCCAATTGGGTGGCTATTGGACACTCAATCGTGGTGTTGCGAGTTGATAAGTTTTCCTATACtagatagtgaggaaaccttaggatcaaTGAGGGATCCGTAGAAGATGCATGTGCCCTgtagagccgagaggacccataagataggggaactcacagagatttagtaatctcactctattcatcttattatttttcaagtaccgtgcaagatcgagttttgctagatgcttggatcaagagcttaCGATCGGATGTCGTGAAGATCGTACCTGATATTTTCTTTCGCTCTGGATTATTACTATTGTGTAGACATACCTGACATTTATTGAAGACAAGTGGAACGAATTGTAGTGAAAAAATAATGGAACACGACCGGAAGTGAATAAGAAGAAGAATGGGAAGATGACCTGGAGTGATGATGAGAAGAATGAAATAATTAAAGAAGAAAACGTTTGTGCAATTAGGGTTATGAACTTCACATaaataccaaaaataattaaataaaaaaatccatGTCACAGAAAAAACCCATTTGGATCTCCTCGCAGCATATTTAACCCTAACTTATAAGTAGCAATATAGATGGATCGTTTTTCTCAGTAAAATGAGAGCACTTTATATATAAACACAACTTTGCCGGTGGCTGCGTAGGGTTCAACTCAAATAGAATAAAGCTATGCCGCTTCGGCTTCTGAGTCAGACCAACTTAGCATCTTCGGCAGTTGTCCTTCCCGACGAGCTGATGGCGGAAATAGTGTCCTGGCTGTCCGTGAAACATCTTATACAATTGAGGTGCGTCAACAAGTTTTTCCAAACTCTCATCTCTGATCCTTACTTTGTTCAAATGCATCTCATGAAATCAACACGAACACCTAATCTCGCACATATCTGGCTAGACAGCTGGGAAGATGATGATTCCCATTTCGTTAGTCAATCCATTCCTCCTTTTAACTCCCTTCACAATCATCCTTCCTATCGATTGATCGATTTTGTCAGTGTAGACCGAGTTGTTGGTTCATGCAATGGATTGATATGCTTGATTAGTAGTTCATATCTTTCTCAAGATGAATGGCTTTGTTTCTGGAACCCTGCAACGGAAACAAAATCAGAAAATTTTAGACTATTTTCCGATCTTTATTCTCTACGCCAAGATTTTAAGTTCTCTTTTGGTTATGATATTTCGAATGAAACTTATAAGGTGGTAGGGTTCATGGTGGAGATAGAGCTGGGTGGTAATCTAAAAAATGTGGTGAAAGTTTTCAGCTTGGGGGATAATTCATGGAGAGATATTCAATGTTTACCTGTGATTCCACTTTATTGGTTTGATGGTTGTAACAACAAAGATGTGTATTTGAATGGTACTATTAATTGGCTGTCCAATTGCAatcatgatttttatttgatgGGTGTTATTGAAAATTATGTAATTCTTTCGCTAGATCTCTCTACCGAATCGTACACTCAGATGATGTTGCCTCGTGGTTTTGACAAGGGACCGAAAGTTCAGGCAAATATTGCggttttgatgaattttcttTGTTTCTGTCGTGATTTTGAGAGAAACCATTTTGTTATATGGCAGATGAAAGATTTTGGAGTTCAAGAGTCTTGGGTTCAGTTATTTAAAATTAGTTATCAGAATTTCTATTCAATCAACGGTAATTTATTTGATATTCAGCGGTTGGAATTGTTGCCGATACACCTTTCTGAGAATGGTTATACTTTGATATTGGCAAATATGCACAAGGCACCAGCATTTATCTGTGACTGCAGAGACGATACAATAGAGCGAATAAGGATTACTAATATGAATCAGTGGTTGTGGGCTAAGGATCACATTGAAAGTTTGGTTCCGACTCGTTGAAAGTGAGTTTTTATTCATGTTTGTTTTGTGCTTATTACAAGATAGAAAATGATGTTTTCTAAAAGTAACTTGTAGTTAGATTTCTGATATATATCAGTAAGTTCCTGTGAGTAGTTTCAGATGACTATTAGTGATTGAGTATTGACTAGTATTTCTAACTTAATGAGAAGAACATAATGAATTTTAAGAGTGACTAGTGTAAAATAATGAGAAGAACataatgaattttaattttatgatCTTATATGAATCTCACATAGCACACAAACATTTGCAGATATTACCTGAGCATGATTTTTCAATCAATTAGAATGTGCTATGTGCCATCTCTGCTCTTGTTTTTGGAGCAAATCACTAAAATAGTCCATTACTATTTTGTAGGGTACTAGAGAATATGAGTCTTTTAATTTGATCTTGACTATTGTCGTCTTGCAAAATTTGGTGCTTGGCCAATTAACTATATGAGATCAATTGATTAATTGTTTGCTTGATTGATGTATTTATATCTTTTTGCTGAGTTGTGTGTCCCATAAAACTTTTGATCAATTGATTAATTGTTTGCTAGCAGTTGGACTCTAACCAaaaaacttttctttttcttgCTCTTTTTGATGAATAACACATTGTAATTGTTGAATTGATCTTCGGAAAAATCTATGGTAAAGTCATTAAAATGACTTTTTTGAAGAAGACATATTCTTTTTTTACTTgtcaccaccggtttagtccggttcgggggtgaGTTCTGGTATGAAGTGGTTCTATTCTAACCAATCAGAATTATGCTTTAAGCTCTAAAATCCCACATAGGACTATATCATTTATGTCTCTTATTGTAGTAACTttttaagaacacaaaccttaaacccaaataatttttTGCTCTTGCAATCTATCGTAGAGAATTCTTCATGACAAACACTCTTGCAAACCTTAAAGTGGAGGATATTTTCAAGCGCTTCATGATGTTTCATTATTAGTTTTTAATATTCATAATACTTTTGGAAGTTAATTATGTTTTACACATATCACTAATGGCAGTGTCTTGAGTATAGATAGTCATAAAATGGACGGTGGAGATTTGATTAAGGACAGTGATAAATATCCTCAATTTTAACGCTGAATTATCCCCTCCGATTTTAGGAAAGGtgcaaaatcttttttttttaacgttacattatttacacagaatattaaaacaCAATATTGCAACAAATTCAAATTCTTAGCTGTGAGGAGTTATCTATTccaaacattgaaaaatattatatggagtgaatgcatccaacttctaaagGAGATATTTGTTTCAACcactagaaaatatttttatgcacTTGCAATCCATGATAAAGTACTTTTCAAGCTTCTTAAAGGAAATGATAAGCATCTatcccaaagaatgatgcgtacgagttaggattagggtaaaatttatttaaagagTTCTTTATAGTAAAATATGACTTTCTTATCCCTTGGTTATTATGATAACCGACAAGTTATAtcatttaatttacaaataaaaaatataataaaaagagaGGTTCcgcttttgttttaattttcccCTCGATTATGCAAAAATCTGAGGTAATATGTTGTAAAAAGAGAGGTTACAATTTTGTTTTCCCATCAGTTATGCGAAAATTGGAGATAATATGTTGTTTTAAAAAGTATTTAAAACATGGCGCCAATTTATTGGAATCATATAACTTGAATATCAATGATCATTTATATACATGTCGTAAAATCTCTTTTGGGGTTTCAATGAGGCTTTTGAGCTATTTAAACGTCCCATTTCCAACTTTTAGTGTCTTCAAACCTTGTTTcaaagttttttaatattttcaacgTCTCATTTCAAACTCTCTATGTTTGTTTCCTTGTTTTGAGatcttttttattcaaaaatagaaataatattttgttcgttatcaatgaaaagtttgttgattttaataattTCGATCGTTTTGAACTAAGGAAAATTGTTAACAAACAAAAGTTAAATGATTACTTTCACATTCTACATGGCCCCATGTACACTAATCTCATAAAAGAGTTATAGATAAATGCGTCATTGTGCCAACTTGTCCGGTCCTATGGCAATGGTTATCATCTCTTCATTACTTCATCAGTGATTGCTATGATAATTAACTCTTAAGAAACAAATAGTTCTGTTAAACATCATCAATTAAACAATATCTACTAAACTCGCCTTCACTGAATTTATGCCAACCAAGATAAGCCCACCAGTCCTGCTTCTCTAAGAGAGAAATAACTGGAAACGCTTACTTGGTATGACAAACATCTCTCGTACTTCCTCACCTACAATGTCAGAGTTAATGTTCCTCTTACCATTTTAAACTTCTTGAAGTAATGATAAGCATTTCTAGGGAGGAAACAAATTTCCTTATACCATATGAAAGAGTTCTTTATGAACTTTTCTCTAAGTTAGGGTTAGTTAGGAATAATGTTGGAAGTTGATTGGACTAAGAAGTTTGAATACGTGGAATAGTTTTCTCTATTgtcttgtttttttattattaatgaaatatttcttttttctattattgccaattcttatttatttataacaAAGATTTTGAGAATCACTAATTAACAAAGAAATACATGGATCTGGAAAAGATGCCAAGTGAAAAAtcgttgaatttttttaaatgcgGTAACGGAGATTTGAAACGAGATACCTTATAGCTATATTACCTCGGTTCTCCAAAAAACCGAGAGAATAGGTTTATCACTCACTTATAGCTTTGTTACCACGGTTTTTTTATGACACAACGAGgtaaaatattgtttattttattaaaaaaaatcaaacatggcATCCCAAGACATGTACCATCAGTTTTTAGCATGTTCTAGATGAAAGTTTTGTCATAAAAAGTGTTGTTCGATGTAGTGTAAGTGGATCATAAGGCACTTGAAGGGTACAACTGATCATGATATCATATTTAACATGGAGCAAGATGTTCCATCAGTTGTGGGATATGTGGAATTTAGACTATACAAGTGATATGGACGATATGAGTTCTACAATATGATATGTCTTTACTCTTGCGGGGGTCTATATGTTGGAAATCATCAATACAATCCATGGTAACTAAGTATACAACTAAGGCAGAATACATGGCAGTAGCTAAAGCTGCCAAGGAAGCATTGTGGCTTACAAGGTTAGTGAAATAGTAGGAATTTTTTTGCAAGTTGAAGTTCAGTTGCATAGTGATAGTCAGAGTGATATTTATTTGATGAGAAATCAGGTGTATCATGTTAGGACCAAGTATATTAATGTGAGGTTCCACAATATCAAGGAGTTGTTGGCGTCCAGACAGATATTATTTTAGAATTTATAGACTTTAGAGAATGCAACTGATATGTTGACCAAGCCAGTCACTAGTGACAAGTTCAAACATTGTTTAGACTTGTCACATGTTTCTCAATGTTAAGCAGGAGGTGTACCTCCTCTGTTTCTAGGATGAATTCTTATACAGGAAATCTTCATAGATGTTTGATATTTGGCAAAGTGGAGATTATTGAGTATGACTCCAATTGTTGAAATAATTATGTATTGTTGAGATAACTATAGGTTATTGAGAGTATAACTCATATTTATGAGATGATTATGTATatgggtgttcattggttcgggtaaatccgaaccaaaccgaaaTCTAAACTAAACCATGGTGTTTGATTTTGGCATTCTTTAGTTTGGGAAAAAACCGAACCAATAAAATCCAATGTTAATTATTTCGGATAATGGATTTTCAAACTTCTACCCGTAAACCCGTCTACAtaggggtgtaatcggatcggtttagaccggtttttggtcaaaaaaaggtCTGAATCAATGATATTTATATcggtttagtttggtttggtttgttatagtttttaatatttttcaaaaattaaaccgAACAAAACTAACCGacttggttcggtttggtttagtttgattgattggtttataatattttt encodes:
- the LOC131605427 gene encoding uncharacterized protein LOC131605427 — translated: MGTRIQNSFMARRIKGDKTIRSGNLKMRMAIGGEVSSTVKEICEEFCSVVRGKLNSENVLWCSERFSKEEVKAALDQMNPLKAPGPGGLPALFYQKYWNIVGSDVSNLVLDILNANKSPALINSTQIVLIPKCKRPSGPKDFRPISLCNVVMKLVTKVIANRLKCILPEIVDEEQSAFVKGRLITDNVLVAMECFHWMKKKKKGKKGVMALKLDMSKAYDRVEWSFVIQVLVSMGFPDHLVNLIKSCISTVSYKVLINGQPSMSFLPERGLRQGDPLSPYLFILCTNVLSGWLKREVQGKKIHGIKVARTAPIISHLFFADDCLLFARANTSEAAKVLSILVDYEAASGQVVNLDKSEVSFSRNIKEEDKAAIQTRLNMNSVGGHGKYLGIPVVLGRSKREVFSLVVERVWKKMKGWKERFLSRAGKEVLIKAVAQAIPSYIMSCYKLPENVCNELESMLANFWWGSKEGKRKGEESLVGRVFKSRYFPNCSLADSSVGFCPSYAWRSIISARELVQRGTRWRIGNGDSVKVLSDNWLPNSSGFRVLGNARGVDQHTKVGDFIDRDLGCWDRDLVYSSFDPDVALQIISIPLAQRETQDKQIWHFDKSGDFTVKSAYHCCTKRNWAAKLGSSSSLHSRLWKETWKAPVHSRTRNFIWRLAKDILPVKTNLSKKGISLDTSCSLCNSAPETAHHVFMECPFAKQVFFSSSLGYRVPENTDTCVWIESILKCGDVLSSQILCTSLQKIWQARNVLLYERKTSSPVKIYRDAFDSVMEFNRENLVAGEKARLKVQQPFPSEPDKLTVVQCDAGVFPDNTVAFGCVFKDRDLECQFAASRKEVMAVPPDLAEVLALRWSLNLALSLGFDFVLLQSDAQTVVDCVNSSVENAVIEPIAADCRMLLSRFKLGSVMFISRTLNLDSHNIVGLGHAFGSRTWIGGLPDRNPVVMLPLSSAV
- the LOC131603769 gene encoding F-box/kelch-repeat protein At3g23880-like; this translates as MPLRLLSQTNLASSAVVLPDELMAEIVSWLSVKHLIQLRCVNKFFQTLISDPYFVQMHLMKSTRTPNLAHIWLDSWEDDDSHFVSQSIPPFNSLHNHPSYRLIDFVSVDRVVGSCNGLICLISSSYLSQDEWLCFWNPATETKSENFRLFSDLYSLRQDFKFSFGYDISNETYKVVGFMVEIELGGNLKNVVKVFSLGDNSWRDIQCLPVIPLYWFDGCNNKDVYLNGTINWLSNCNHDFYLMGVIENYVILSLDLSTESYTQMMLPRGFDKGPKVQANIAVLMNFLCFCRDFERNHFVIWQMKDFGVQESWVQLFKISYQNFYSINGNLFDIQRLELLPIHLSENGYTLILANMHKAPAFICDCRDDTIERIRITNMNQWLWAKDHIESLVPTR